From the Mangifera indica cultivar Alphonso chromosome 10, CATAS_Mindica_2.1, whole genome shotgun sequence genome, one window contains:
- the LOC123228312 gene encoding uncharacterized protein LOC123228312 gives MEEECGLLGWKYCYQEEGIEELRHFYSSWELEAAILSAKEEIERREVELIHVKDALNKTIKERNEAQTQSQKLLLEKHFLQQQLQKQQPITNSMKSELPLNLAVKRPLPKKGKLLKAVIEAGPLLQNLLLAGPLPQWQHPPPQLDFIEIPPVAFAISSSPSPRFGHHNGAVMNPTADFSRKKRGIEFSELGFDSAPKYQKVVPIN, from the exons ATGGAAGAAGAGTGCGGCCTTCTTGGCTGGAAATATTGCTATCAAGAAGAG GGGATTGAAGAGTTAAGGCATTTTTACAGTTCATGGGAGCTGGAGGCAGCCATTTTATCAGCTAAGGAGGAAATTGAAAGGCGAGAAGTTGAGCTCATCCATGTCAAAGATGCTTTAAATAAGACTATCAAAGAGAGAAATGAAGCGCAAACGCAATCCCAGAAGCTGCTGCTGGAGAAACACTTCCTGCAACAGCAACTTCAAAAGCAACAGCCGATTACAAATTCGATGAAATCAGAATTGCCCTTGAATTTGGCGGTGAAGAGGCCATTGCCCAAGAAGGGCAAATTATTGAAGGCAGTAATAGAAGCCGGGCCGCTTCTGCAGAATCTTCTCTTAGCGGGGCCTCTCCCTCAGTGGCAGCATCCTCCTCCGCAGCTCGACTTCATTGAAATACCTCCGGTGGCGTTCGCGATCAGTTCGTCTCCTTCTCCTCGCTTTGGACACCACAACGGCGCTGTCATGAATCCAACAGCGGATTTTTCACGCAAGAAAAGGGGCATCGAATTCAGTGAGTTGGGGTTTGATTCTGCCCCCAAGTATCAAAAAGTTGTCCCCATTAATTAA
- the LOC123228397 gene encoding zinc finger protein ZAT5-like, translating to MEEESATATQEEALSAAAHVVKGKRTKRQRPQSPIPFVVSTGVDHIATGFDGDYLDSTEEDEDMANCLILLAQQQQVGNNNDDDRRLHHHHEEMGQLQNKFNSRRFLEAPSSGTGKAGYYVYECKTCNRTFPSFQALGGHRASHKKPKGTMNDHEEEGNFRNLSSLSLQLNSNLYSKNQNSKVHECSICGAEFTSGQALGGHMRRHRPPIGTNPALSLTPTTLEAEDQIIKKPRNVMMLQLDLNLPAPEDDLRESKLPFSSKQPPQQQQQQQQQQQKSSLVFSAAPTLVDCHY from the coding sequence ATGGAAGAAGAATCTGCAACTGCAACTCAAGAGGAAGCACTTTCTGCCGCTGCCCATGTTGTTAAAGGAAAGAGAACCAAGCGCCAACGGCCTCAATCTCCGATTCCGTTTGTTGTTTCAACTGGGGTTGATCATATTGCTACTGGGTTTGATGGTGATTACTTAGATAGCACCGAGGAAGACGAAGACATGGCCAATTGTCTTATTCTTCTGGCTCAACAACAACAAGTAGgaaataataatgatgatgatcgtcgtcttcatcatcatcacgAAGAGATGGGGCAATTACAGAATAAATTTAATAGCAGGAGATTTCTTGAAGCTCCGTCTTCAGGCACCGGCAAAGCGGGTTACTATGTTTACGAGTGCAAGACTTGCAACAGAACTTTTCCGTCTTTTCAAGCTCTCGGAGGCCATCGAGCAAGTCATAAGAAACCGAAGGGGACGATGAATGATCACGAAGAAGAGGGAAATTTCCGAAATttatcttctctttctctccaatTGAACAGCAATTTGTATAGCAAGAATCAGAATAGTAAGGTTCATGAATGCTCCATTTGTGGCGCGGAGTTCACTTCGGGACAAGCTTTGGGCGGGCACATGCGGCGCCACCGGCCACCGATTGGAACAAACCCCGCTTTGTCATTGACGCCGACAACCTTGGAAGCGGAAGATCAGATAATTAAGAAGCCGAGAAATGTAATGATGTTACAGTTGGATCTTAACCTTCCGGCGCCGGAAGACGATCTCCGGgaatcaaaattacccttttctTCAAAGCAACCAccgcagcagcagcagcaacaacaacaacaacaacaaaaatcaTCTCTTGTCTTCTCTGCCGCCCCCACTTTGGTGGATTGTCACTACTAA